One Paenibacillus urinalis DNA segment encodes these proteins:
- a CDS encoding ATP-dependent nuclease has translation MKLISLEIENFRNFGEVKISLTNQNVIFGMNDVGKTNFMFALRFLLDKEIRKNGFMISDYYKNNIEEIIRITLGVDLSDRENNDDSKHIISKVGGARSSDELDKFYFQIEGVYDKSEEIGIPKMYWGNNLEKLIEIGHNGYFSIIDNLFKVVYVDPVIDLEKTFSKNRTRLFNQAKLDDSDIEISNQIKELANLLNTKISSMSLIQSFQTTITEEYKKLKNEHINIEMKSELSISGYFSNLIPYIKRDNDDNIYPTSGDGRKKILAYSILNHLIQLQEGNKIIIYLIEEPENSLHRSMQIALSKQLFNSKVYNYFFLSTHSSELLYEMDNASLIRVYSQSGTLCESYIYHVDEEYKNVKKELNRSLATALFADKVLLVEGPSEKVLFEKILEEVHPTYELDGGFLLDVSGIKFKPYVEVLRGLNITVFVKTDNDLKSKRNQPKIFDLIGIQRCLNLLEATEEEKDPIEPIEIDYYTENEDGKKVFKQKGKDQLIKTKKLELFKQYKSEIQLMKDNGIYLSKIDLEHDLYEAIGGTMETALGSDPIKYLQDHKLINMIELTNHLSKDDCINIIKHPLFEALRKLVSDEIEIG, from the coding sequence TTGAAACTTATAAGTCTAGAGATAGAGAATTTTCGAAACTTTGGTGAAGTGAAAATAAGTTTAACAAATCAAAATGTTATTTTTGGGATGAATGATGTAGGAAAAACCAATTTCATGTTCGCATTAAGATTCTTGCTAGATAAAGAAATTAGAAAGAATGGCTTTATGATTTCCGATTACTATAAGAATAACATTGAGGAAATTATTAGGATTACATTAGGAGTAGACTTGTCAGATCGAGAAAATAATGATGATTCAAAACATATTATATCAAAAGTTGGCGGAGCTCGGTCTAGCGATGAATTAGATAAGTTTTATTTTCAAATTGAGGGTGTTTATGATAAGAGTGAAGAGATTGGAATACCGAAAATGTACTGGGGAAACAATCTAGAAAAACTCATAGAGATTGGTCATAATGGATATTTTAGTATCATCGACAATTTATTCAAAGTTGTATATGTCGATCCTGTCATTGATTTAGAAAAAACTTTTTCGAAAAATCGAACTAGATTGTTTAATCAAGCAAAACTGGATGATTCGGATATAGAAATTTCAAATCAAATTAAGGAATTAGCTAATTTACTGAACACCAAAATAAGTAGTATGAGCTTAATTCAATCTTTTCAAACGACTATTACTGAAGAATATAAAAAGTTGAAGAACGAGCATATAAACATTGAAATGAAGTCAGAATTATCTATAAGCGGGTATTTTAGCAATCTAATACCATATATTAAAAGAGACAATGATGATAATATTTATCCAACTTCAGGTGATGGTAGAAAAAAAATATTAGCATATTCTATATTAAATCACTTAATACAGTTACAAGAAGGAAATAAAATAATAATTTATTTAATTGAAGAACCAGAAAATAGCCTACATAGATCTATGCAAATAGCACTCTCTAAGCAATTATTCAATTCAAAAGTATATAATTATTTTTTCTTATCAACACATTCATCGGAATTACTGTATGAAATGGATAATGCCTCTTTGATAAGGGTGTATTCGCAAAGTGGTACTCTTTGTGAATCTTATATTTATCATGTTGACGAGGAATATAAAAACGTAAAAAAGGAACTAAATCGTTCTTTGGCAACAGCTTTATTTGCAGATAAAGTATTACTTGTAGAAGGACCCTCGGAGAAAGTGTTATTTGAAAAAATATTAGAGGAAGTACATCCTACTTATGAGTTAGATGGGGGATTTTTATTAGATGTTAGTGGAATTAAGTTTAAGCCATACGTAGAGGTATTGCGTGGATTAAATATTACCGTTTTTGTTAAAACGGATAATGATCTAAAGTCTAAAAGAAATCAACCCAAGATATTTGATTTAATAGGTATCCAGAGGTGCTTGAACCTTCTGGAGGCTACTGAAGAAGAGAAAGACCCCATAGAACCGATTGAAATTGATTACTACACAGAAAACGAGGATGGAAAAAAAGTTTTTAAACAAAAAGGAAAAGACCAACTGATTAAAACGAAGAAACTCGAACTTTTCAAACAATATAAATCTGAAATTCAGTTAATGAAAGATAACGGTATATACCTATCAAAAATTGATTTAGAACATGACCTGTATGAAGCCATCGGTGGGACAATGGAGACAGCATTAGGTTCTGATCCGATAAAATATCTACAGGATCATAAACTAATTAATATGATAGAACTAACAAATCATCTATCGAAAGATGATTGTATCAATATTATCAAACACCCCTTATTTGAAGCCTTAAGAAAGTTGGTGTCAGATGAGATCGAGATTGGTTGA
- a CDS encoding GAF domain-containing protein codes for MDNRENENLDDLIGDSRYIPFLHRTRESNTSLTVKWIVNFLASVVQMVNIPFFFFLLLIAVEQVGQQLNSSFTIPYKIFFALGLLILLVLGEYLVQRTRKNMVSPSVNLIWFMNFKGPLNNHFYSAEKSQEYSASLGDFVKYQADEYISQGIKETEHKLIRMTEVVQQLSNLGSFPNETFESLKRVIDMIGDMMLNPASPRNSYYVVLDRILAEIASTKPIQPYIKQGSIMLLDDTRHLSIAGGFHLHNNSIQNRKIPYGEKFAGKVVAGGDVIWVDDVNNIEAQALYGFKSDQNRPYTGIMGYPMRETGLDSYQPVGVIVLHLSEDISKLLEEERKVVSKTLEVYSQAIITTIKLNKYYIQRMIQYGIVGLEEITTSLEGGDTNDDN; via the coding sequence GTGGATAATAGAGAGAATGAAAATCTTGATGATTTGATAGGAGATTCTAGATACATTCCCTTTTTACATCGTACGAGGGAATCTAACACGTCTCTGACTGTGAAATGGATAGTTAACTTCTTGGCAAGTGTAGTTCAAATGGTTAACATCCCTTTTTTCTTTTTCCTTCTTTTAATTGCAGTTGAACAAGTCGGCCAACAATTAAACTCTTCATTCACTATACCTTACAAGATTTTTTTTGCTCTTGGTCTTTTAATATTATTAGTTCTTGGTGAATATTTAGTACAGAGGACTCGAAAGAACATGGTTAGTCCCAGTGTTAACCTAATATGGTTTATGAACTTTAAGGGGCCTCTAAACAACCACTTTTATTCAGCAGAAAAGTCCCAAGAGTATAGTGCAAGTTTAGGTGACTTTGTGAAATATCAAGCTGACGAGTACATAAGCCAAGGGATTAAAGAGACAGAGCACAAGCTGATTCGTATGACTGAAGTCGTGCAGCAACTGAGCAATTTAGGATCCTTCCCTAATGAGACATTTGAATCCTTGAAACGTGTTATTGATATGATTGGGGACATGATGCTGAACCCAGCGAGCCCGAGAAATTCTTACTATGTTGTTTTAGACCGTATTCTAGCTGAAATAGCAAGTACGAAACCGATACAGCCTTATATCAAGCAGGGATCGATTATGTTGCTAGACGATACTAGGCACTTATCAATAGCTGGTGGTTTCCATCTGCATAATAATTCTATTCAAAACCGTAAGATCCCGTATGGTGAAAAGTTTGCTGGTAAGGTTGTAGCCGGTGGCGATGTAATTTGGGTGGATGATGTAAATAATATAGAAGCTCAAGCGCTTTACGGTTTTAAGAGTGATCAAAATCGACCATACACAGGAATTATGGGATACCCTATGCGAGAGACTGGTTTAGATAGCTATCAGCCAGTTGGTGTAATTGTGCTGCATCTTTCAGAGGATATAAGCAAACTCTTAGAAGAGGAGAGAAAAGTAGTTTCCAAAACGCTTGAAGTCTATTCCCAAGCAATAATAACTACTATAAAACTTAATAAGTATTATATACAGAGAATGATTCAATATGGTATAGTTGGTTTAGAAGAGATTACCACTAGTTTAGAAGGAGGCGACACGAATGATGACAATTAA
- a CDS encoding UvrD-helicase domain-containing protein, with translation MVDQEARDKILEDDNSILVSASAGSGKTTIMVQKMGIELSKITDHKTIAAITFTVKATEEIKRKAQQSIKKPFVVMTNDSFIENEITRPFLKDAFGSEYSEDYSVEYGNRYKFTVASEGLMQIKQRKILGTFFDNKKNFKFKLALAIISKSVAAQEYIKSKYATIFIDEYQDSDQDMHRFFMYLKNELKIKIFIVGDAKQAIYMWRGAMSNIFELLSKERFSCYELVTNFRCHKDIENYANIFHNPQYFNIQKDTVHNVILKNYQSRYINEFPESFTQLIDDDFIDLNKEIAIISNINRDAKKIAELLNEKGFDFVFVPKTPIDEGLPNGFLLKELAMFTKNTAYTIYDFMEKVGGEERSQRRVEINKIIGDLKNKDNLIKSKIGEIINNLGVFLGLSIGIDEVTKFYESVSDPQFDMAFQMRDKKHKVMTVFGSKGLEFDQVISFTRYYEIYNNTNMQNHYVCVTRAKEKFVMFVDDVNYHKHVLSSATKHGLTNAEKLFKYIE, from the coding sequence TTGGTTGATCAGGAAGCTAGAGATAAAATACTAGAAGATGATAACAGTATTCTAGTATCGGCAAGCGCTGGTTCTGGTAAAACTACAATTATGGTACAGAAAATGGGCATAGAATTAAGTAAAATAACTGACCATAAAACAATTGCTGCTATTACTTTTACCGTTAAGGCAACAGAGGAAATAAAAAGGAAAGCTCAACAATCTATAAAGAAACCATTTGTAGTTATGACAAACGATTCATTTATCGAAAATGAAATAACAAGACCATTTCTTAAAGATGCATTTGGATCTGAATACTCAGAGGATTATTCTGTTGAATATGGAAACAGATATAAGTTTACTGTTGCTTCAGAAGGTCTTATGCAAATCAAACAGAGAAAGATTTTGGGAACTTTTTTTGACAACAAAAAAAATTTTAAATTTAAACTTGCCCTTGCAATAATAAGTAAATCTGTAGCTGCACAGGAATATATTAAATCAAAATATGCAACTATTTTTATAGACGAATATCAAGATTCAGATCAAGATATGCATCGGTTTTTCATGTACTTAAAAAACGAGCTGAAAATAAAAATCTTTATAGTCGGAGATGCGAAACAGGCCATCTATATGTGGCGTGGAGCAATGAGTAATATCTTTGAACTCCTTAGCAAAGAAAGATTTAGTTGTTATGAGCTCGTGACAAACTTCAGATGTCATAAAGACATTGAAAACTACGCTAATATCTTTCATAACCCACAATACTTTAACATACAAAAAGATACCGTTCATAATGTTATTCTGAAAAATTATCAATCTAGATATATTAATGAGTTCCCAGAGTCATTTACACAATTGATTGATGATGATTTTATTGATCTAAATAAAGAAATAGCCATAATCTCAAATATTAATAGAGACGCAAAAAAAATCGCAGAGTTGTTAAATGAAAAAGGGTTCGATTTCGTTTTTGTTCCTAAAACTCCAATTGATGAAGGATTACCTAATGGATTTCTATTGAAAGAGTTGGCTATGTTTACTAAAAACACTGCTTATACAATTTATGATTTCATGGAAAAAGTAGGGGGTGAAGAACGAAGCCAGAGAAGAGTAGAGATAAATAAAATCATTGGTGACTTAAAGAACAAAGATAATTTAATTAAAAGTAAAATAGGAGAAATAATAAACAACCTAGGTGTTTTTTTAGGACTTTCGATTGGTATTGATGAGGTAACAAAGTTTTATGAAAGTGTAAGCGACCCACAGTTTGACATGGCCTTTCAAATGAGGGATAAGAAACACAAAGTTATGACAGTATTTGGGTCAAAAGGGCTTGAATTTGATCAAGTAATTAGTTTCACTCGTTATTATGAAATCTATAACAATACAAATATGCAAAATCATTATGTCTGTGTAACAAGAGCAAAGGAGAAATTTGTAATGTTTGTAGATGATGTAAATTATCATAAACATGTATTAAGCTCAGCAACGAAACACGGACTGACCAATGCAGAGAAGTTGTTTAAATACATCGAATAA
- a CDS encoding DUF6573 family protein: MSILENAKVIDTYSRANALADGFLVDVSHLAKEVGIKYPVHMKRNVWDSMIVPDQTAIINGESEKGRLWDCLWMFRIAISSQSGSIVHFKFIATFDGADRYVSVKAICGPGDNLEPVITILFPDED, encoded by the coding sequence ATGAGTATACTCGAAAATGCAAAAGTGATTGATACGTATTCCCGTGCCAATGCGTTAGCTGATGGATTTCTAGTTGATGTAAGCCATCTTGCTAAAGAGGTCGGTATAAAGTATCCAGTTCATATGAAACGAAATGTGTGGGATTCAATGATTGTTCCTGATCAAACCGCTATTATTAACGGCGAGAGCGAAAAAGGGAGACTTTGGGATTGCTTGTGGATGTTTCGCATAGCAATCTCGAGCCAAAGTGGATCGATCGTACATTTTAAATTCATAGCCACTTTTGATGGAGCTGATAGATATGTATCAGTTAAAGCAATTTGTGGTCCCGGGGATAACCTCGAACCGGTGATTACTATTCTTTTTCCTGATGAGGATTAA
- a CDS encoding glucosaminidase domain-containing protein: protein MLDKKAIIGEALQGGLNKENLKQRIKNEAIKRLLNKVSTSLLKNPVFWIVTAVLAGIFMFFFLIAALVSSTTVVASSAFVSERVLPPQIYYRDLDKIITSEFGERTDPVFGTKAFHKGIDFGIPVGTPIISSFDGVVTTVSYPSTNSTESNSNAGIYVSVKSSDPELSSTTRYLHLSEAFVEPGQLVRRGEIIGLSGNTGKSTGPHLHYEWIPEGEEPVDPTPFIMLMSKATDTASKEAFKYFDKVKFSKEDGDYDYFSNKMLYLSGVYMESAAPPFSNMGTVTTRNVQTGASSSTTGEGTETSEDVPEVSVPPNLGSLTHPFFIEYAAAAMEEERRSGVPASVTLAQAALESGYGQRSVCNNVFGIKASKGWKGPTCSSPTKEEYGGNIVTIVGTFRAYSSVEQSFADHSAFLLENPRYRFALAQDNPYAFANELQRAGYATDSQYANKLKSIMRSQNLVSLDANGGIDPATGQPFNDVPFGSGGGSVGSGGSGGSSRGSVNTDGTVTLVFGIQQFYGNYAKQVYRSTSTVTDSKTGKTQTSQTVTKSDLIDPTFNKPIINSVNYNNVVNNGGYGETEGPNLFVKDLPAAIAVTPSSGTDEELYISNVQYVRGTY, encoded by the coding sequence TTGCTAGACAAGAAAGCTATTATTGGTGAAGCATTGCAAGGTGGTTTGAATAAGGAAAACCTTAAGCAACGAATCAAAAATGAAGCGATAAAGCGACTGCTCAATAAAGTATCAACATCGTTATTGAAAAACCCTGTGTTTTGGATCGTAACTGCAGTGCTGGCTGGAATCTTCATGTTCTTCTTTCTGATCGCAGCGCTAGTTTCATCTACAACCGTCGTTGCTTCTTCTGCATTTGTATCTGAAAGGGTGTTACCTCCTCAAATTTACTATCGTGATCTGGATAAGATCATAACCAGTGAGTTTGGGGAGCGAACTGACCCTGTTTTTGGAACGAAAGCTTTCCATAAAGGAATTGATTTCGGTATACCCGTGGGCACTCCAATCATCAGCTCATTCGATGGCGTTGTAACAACCGTGAGTTATCCGTCTACAAACTCAACGGAAAGTAATTCAAATGCCGGTATATATGTCTCGGTTAAAAGTTCTGATCCTGAGCTTTCATCCACCACAAGATACCTTCATTTGAGTGAAGCATTCGTCGAGCCAGGTCAATTGGTTCGTCGAGGGGAAATCATTGGACTATCGGGGAACACTGGTAAGTCTACAGGTCCTCATCTTCATTATGAGTGGATTCCTGAAGGGGAAGAGCCAGTTGACCCTACTCCTTTCATAATGCTCATGTCTAAGGCAACGGATACTGCTAGTAAAGAAGCTTTTAAGTATTTCGATAAGGTGAAATTTTCTAAAGAAGATGGAGATTATGATTATTTTTCAAATAAGATGCTCTATTTAAGCGGAGTCTATATGGAATCTGCTGCACCTCCATTTAGCAATATGGGAACTGTAACGACACGAAATGTTCAGACTGGCGCGTCCAGCTCAACAACTGGGGAGGGAACTGAAACTTCAGAAGACGTACCTGAAGTTTCAGTTCCACCAAATCTAGGTTCACTAACTCATCCCTTCTTTATTGAGTATGCTGCCGCTGCCATGGAAGAAGAACGCAGAAGCGGGGTACCTGCAAGTGTCACTCTTGCACAAGCTGCGCTCGAATCAGGGTATGGTCAACGAAGCGTATGTAATAACGTTTTTGGTATCAAAGCATCCAAAGGGTGGAAAGGTCCTACTTGTTCATCTCCAACTAAAGAAGAATATGGTGGTAACATTGTCACGATCGTTGGTACGTTCCGTGCCTACTCTAGTGTAGAGCAATCATTTGCAGATCATTCAGCTTTTCTTTTAGAAAACCCTCGCTATCGTTTTGCTTTAGCCCAGGATAATCCCTATGCCTTCGCAAATGAATTACAACGGGCAGGATATGCTACAGATAGCCAATATGCAAATAAGCTTAAGAGTATTATGAGAAGTCAGAATCTCGTCTCCCTCGATGCCAACGGAGGAATTGATCCTGCAACTGGACAGCCTTTCAATGATGTACCATTCGGTAGTGGGGGAGGAAGTGTAGGAAGCGGTGGAAGCGGTGGAAGCAGCAGAGGGAGTGTAAATACTGATGGTACTGTAACTCTCGTATTCGGCATCCAGCAATTTTATGGTAACTATGCAAAGCAGGTATACCGATCAACGTCAACTGTTACAGACTCCAAAACCGGTAAAACACAAACTAGTCAAACGGTTACTAAATCCGATCTAATCGATCCGACTTTTAATAAACCAATCATTAATTCAGTTAATTATAATAACGTGGTGAACAATGGAGGTTACGGGGAGACTGAAGGACCTAATCTATTTGTTAAGGACCTTCCTGCAGCTATTGCAGTAACTCCTTCCAGTGGTACCGATGAGGAACTTTATATCTCTAACGTTCAGTACGTAAGGGGGACATACTAA
- a CDS encoding DUF4258 domain-containing protein: protein MDYRKENWSYELECFRKAVNGGVDGFIIEIADHYLNDRLDNEEYEDRTYTQIDIAVAIFNGKIIEGYSSEDNRIRESRSMGLVTPSRLVLGKDLQGNWFIIVVGLLTSKHFKVVTCYPPGKRHLPYIENF, encoded by the coding sequence GTGGATTACCGTAAGGAAAATTGGTCCTACGAGTTAGAGTGTTTCCGGAAAGCGGTGAATGGGGGCGTTGACGGCTTCATCATTGAAATTGCCGATCATTACTTAAATGATCGCCTTGACAATGAAGAGTACGAGGATCGTACATATACTCAAATCGATATCGCCGTAGCCATTTTTAACGGAAAAATAATTGAAGGATATTCAAGTGAAGATAATCGGATAAGGGAATCTCGCTCCATGGGACTAGTTACCCCTAGCCGTTTAGTTCTCGGCAAAGATCTTCAGGGAAATTGGTTCATTATTGTAGTTGGATTGCTCACAAGCAAGCATTTCAAGGTGGTTACTTGTTACCCTCCTGGAAAACGCCATCTTCCGTATATCGAGAATTTTTAA
- the radC gene encoding RadC family protein, with translation MSYSVLNQSAVKEARSVYFHSCDVSRLSVKDLLIVILEPIVKSRSISAVVDDILQNGLPYLGTLSEFELSVLFDLNEKQSFQLMSIFELAKRMNTSVATEEVIIRSPVDARYAVQDLKYLDREHFVTLYLNTKNRVIGRETVSIGSLNATLVHPREVFKGAIRKGAASVIFAHNHPSGNPEPSIEDISLTERMVEAGVIIGIDVLDHIIIGGDKYYSMKEKGRLPILKEASNKGSIV, from the coding sequence ATGTCGTATTCGGTCTTAAACCAATCCGCTGTTAAAGAAGCCAGAAGCGTCTATTTTCATAGTTGTGACGTAAGTCGGCTCTCAGTTAAGGATTTACTGATAGTTATCCTTGAGCCGATCGTGAAAAGCCGATCCATCTCTGCTGTAGTAGATGATATCCTGCAGAATGGGCTGCCATATCTCGGAACCTTATCCGAGTTTGAATTATCGGTTCTTTTCGATCTGAACGAGAAACAGAGTTTCCAGTTGATGTCGATCTTTGAGTTGGCAAAGCGCATGAATACTTCTGTTGCTACTGAAGAGGTCATCATTCGATCTCCTGTAGACGCGAGATATGCCGTTCAAGATCTTAAATATTTGGATCGTGAACATTTCGTTACCCTTTATCTTAACACTAAGAACCGAGTGATTGGTCGTGAGACGGTATCTATCGGATCTTTGAATGCAACTTTAGTACATCCAAGAGAAGTATTTAAAGGGGCAATTCGAAAAGGTGCAGCGAGTGTTATTTTCGCTCATAACCATCCAAGTGGTAATCCTGAACCTAGCATAGAGGACATCAGCCTTACTGAAAGAATGGTGGAAGCCGGCGTAATCATAGGTATTGATGTACTGGACCATATAATCATTGGTGGAGATAAATATTACAGCATGAAGGAGAAAGGCAGACTTCCTATTCTTAAAGAAGCAAGTAATAAAGGAAGTATTGTTTGA
- a CDS encoding CD3337/EF1877 family mobilome membrane protein: MEKTPTMIKRGVKIRKSLVLLGVIVSFLLVLILPTVVEASSIDEMIPSDNNKEGIYNKYGATNYSFQTLIPERSFWQIGQKASDGIIRVYDHVLSFFFLVLVQITRLFTFLSHQAFTFSFMDQLIDAAEDIIQSVAGVNNGLLGNGLWGSLLGIFASITVLYILFNMLRGRYMDGYQSALGFVMALVICLGFISNAGTIIKSFNGIGNEVGGMMYSMLAKTTGLNTDPNNGVGTISEQVWNELVVRPYTMLQFDDPDVQKKDPQLFNEVLSTAPFSDEREAVLQKALSKYPDIGRERPYEQMLILVCYYAFSIFTLGLFIFWAVLSIFYRLKLLIHAAVMAVTLLATLLPGKEAGFNSMKQQFIKLIGLCVMTAFVMFFLSLSLVFGHLSFDVVYSAGAGWFTAMIVEAIVVVVIFKYRNEIGQVFSKAAGHIPMPERAKSTVVDTLQRGATRTLYHSTAGKISSMFNRKEHEGVPSTFTPSSLSTAGTNINDATTASMVLRYQREKQAAEQISNESGAEAQYSPFVQKVNENLRNGSKNPFRGLDKEWKEEKNRLSSVKTDGGDMRNAILMQGVNENMNDQEVASTLYSNENAIREASSFMVNRPKQAINQLDRAKTLNRNRKLETAVDDFVMVQLFQRYKTEYKQAVDTSIETGEPIRHSDFVKKMDGRFKEAGLSNTNKVNTTMLSRKSRIAVATHFQSMPEYGAQKERLLKANDSFRRVAVQNGGISEVPKIQLNPLQNPATIMKNMPPLPTAQFGSRGNKYSAGSFNTTKSVPSSILSAPAVPAALAAPVTLPSVPDPKKTMNNVKGKNIATQFNVPMSVTATPVTDPKLTINNVKFSNPDLKNKIEASRANLKNSITTDDLQDMRLEIDTNAKTEVVMNLRNKVTGEVTGGLDDMKASLEIMKKARGQLHRAEVSSANRNIEKTVANKAQSGRKQTRVLKQLE, translated from the coding sequence ATGGAGAAGACCCCGACCATGATTAAGCGAGGAGTGAAAATAAGGAAGTCTCTTGTATTGCTAGGTGTAATAGTATCATTTCTCCTAGTCTTGATACTTCCTACAGTAGTAGAAGCATCCTCCATCGATGAAATGATTCCTTCTGACAACAACAAAGAAGGGATATATAACAAGTATGGAGCAACCAACTATTCATTTCAAACACTGATCCCAGAGCGATCATTCTGGCAAATAGGTCAGAAAGCTTCGGACGGTATAATCAGGGTTTATGATCATGTACTAAGTTTCTTTTTTCTTGTCCTAGTTCAAATCACTCGTTTATTCACCTTTTTATCTCATCAAGCATTTACATTTTCCTTTATGGATCAATTAATCGATGCTGCTGAGGATATTATTCAAAGTGTCGCAGGGGTGAATAACGGTCTCTTAGGTAACGGTCTATGGGGGAGTCTCTTGGGGATTTTTGCTTCCATTACCGTTCTTTATATCTTGTTTAATATGCTTCGAGGAAGATACATGGATGGATATCAATCCGCATTAGGCTTCGTAATGGCTCTTGTCATATGTCTCGGTTTTATTTCAAACGCAGGCACCATTATTAAGTCTTTTAATGGGATCGGCAACGAGGTGGGGGGGATGATGTACTCCATGCTCGCCAAAACAACTGGTCTTAATACTGATCCTAACAATGGTGTAGGAACGATCTCAGAACAAGTATGGAATGAGCTAGTAGTTCGACCCTACACCATGCTCCAGTTTGATGATCCAGACGTTCAAAAAAAAGACCCTCAACTTTTTAACGAAGTTCTTTCAACAGCACCATTTTCAGATGAACGAGAAGCAGTTTTACAGAAGGCACTAAGTAAGTACCCCGACATTGGGCGAGAAAGACCATATGAACAGATGCTAATACTTGTGTGTTACTATGCATTCTCCATTTTTACACTTGGGTTATTTATCTTCTGGGCTGTCCTTTCTATATTCTATCGTTTGAAACTGCTAATTCATGCAGCTGTTATGGCCGTAACGTTACTTGCAACGCTTCTTCCAGGTAAAGAAGCTGGGTTCAACTCTATGAAGCAACAATTCATCAAATTAATAGGTCTTTGTGTAATGACCGCCTTTGTCATGTTTTTCTTAAGTCTATCCCTAGTATTTGGACATCTATCCTTTGATGTTGTCTATTCAGCAGGAGCAGGCTGGTTTACCGCAATGATAGTAGAGGCAATTGTAGTTGTTGTTATATTCAAATATCGTAACGAGATTGGACAAGTTTTCAGCAAAGCAGCCGGTCATATTCCAATGCCGGAACGTGCCAAATCCACTGTTGTAGATACATTACAGCGTGGTGCAACGAGAACCTTGTATCACAGTACTGCTGGTAAAATCAGTAGCATGTTTAACCGAAAAGAGCATGAAGGAGTTCCTAGTACATTTACTCCGTCTTCTCTCAGTACTGCCGGCACCAACATTAACGATGCTACTACAGCAAGTATGGTCCTGCGTTACCAGCGAGAGAAACAAGCTGCCGAACAAATTTCTAATGAATCTGGAGCAGAGGCACAATATTCTCCTTTTGTTCAGAAAGTAAATGAGAATCTTCGGAATGGCAGTAAAAATCCTTTCCGTGGGTTGGACAAAGAATGGAAAGAAGAGAAGAACAGATTGTCGTCTGTCAAAACTGATGGTGGAGATATGCGTAACGCGATTCTTATGCAGGGCGTAAATGAGAACATGAATGATCAAGAGGTTGCATCAACATTGTATTCAAATGAGAATGCAATCCGAGAAGCAAGTTCCTTCATGGTGAATCGACCAAAACAGGCTATAAACCAACTCGACAGGGCCAAAACACTCAATCGGAATCGTAAACTCGAAACTGCAGTGGATGATTTTGTTATGGTCCAATTGTTCCAAAGGTACAAAACGGAATATAAGCAAGCTGTTGATACCTCCATCGAGACGGGTGAACCAATCAGACACTCTGACTTTGTAAAGAAAATGGATGGTCGATTTAAGGAAGCAGGGCTCAGCAACACCAACAAAGTAAACACTACGATGCTATCAAGAAAAAGTAGGATTGCCGTTGCTACTCATTTCCAATCGATGCCTGAGTATGGAGCACAGAAGGAGCGGCTACTAAAAGCTAATGACTCATTCCGAAGGGTAGCCGTACAAAATGGTGGAATATCTGAAGTACCTAAAATTCAGCTAAATCCTTTACAGAATCCTGCTACTATTATGAAAAATATGCCTCCTCTACCAACGGCTCAGTTCGGATCTAGAGGAAATAAGTATAGTGCAGGAAGCTTTAATACTACTAAATCTGTACCATCATCAATATTGTCGGCTCCTGCAGTACCTGCAGCTCTTGCAGCTCCTGTAACTTTACCATCCGTTCCTGATCCTAAGAAGACTATGAACAATGTTAAGGGTAAGAATATCGCAACTCAATTTAACGTTCCTATGTCTGTTACAGCAACTCCTGTGACCGATCCTAAACTAACCATTAACAATGTTAAATTTAGTAATCCGGATCTTAAGAACAAGATTGAAGCTTCACGTGCCAATCTCAAAAACAGCATCACTACGGATGACCTTCAAGACATGCGGCTTGAAATTGATACTAATGCAAAAACCGAAGTGGTCATGAATTTGAGGAATAAGGTAACTGGTGAAGTAACAGGTGGACTAGATGATATGAAAGCGTCCCTTGAAATCATGAAAAAGGCCCGCGGTCAGCTGCATCGCGCTGAAGTTTCTTCTGCCAATCGTAACATTGAGAAAACAGTGGCAAATAAAGCGCAAAGCGGTAGAAAACAAACCAGGGTCCTAAAACAGCTTGAGTAG